One genomic window of Prinia subflava isolate CZ2003 ecotype Zambia chromosome 27, Cam_Psub_1.2, whole genome shotgun sequence includes the following:
- the LOC134562407 gene encoding zinc finger protein 391-like, whose product MDLGRTKPLTQCAHTLYFYPKQDFSFPNLGQMENKAARKRKLSRESQAGEEEVTVPFPLSPAPSPSPPWPPAAGQPRCRRRPAGAALGGSPSPSLWHRGKSHPVLVLPLPEKELRMETREDKSPQQNLMEEAIVSDSTVQASNRKKKPRRSLRRRGSKPIPGCSKEERPTLFQGGGQSFSQGSGLVVHEELHNGEKPYKCLECGKGFRRSNSLIQHQMIHIGEWSFECGECGKGFSCNSLLIRHQRSYTGERPFWCPECGKGFKRISHLKTYRHIHTRERPHECGACGMSFSQSSNLICHQRIHTRERPHGCGQCGKSFSRRSSLICHQNIHAEERPYRCGECGKGFNQRSQLITHQMIHTGERPYECPQCGKIFQTSSTLLMHQRIHTGERPFRCPDCGKGFKHNSNLIRHRRIHTGERPYKCPQCGKSFTQSSNLTQHLRRHR is encoded by the coding sequence ATGGACTTGGGCAGGACAAAGCCCCTAACCCAATGTGCTCATACATTGTATTTTTACCCAAAGCAGGATTTCTCATTCCCAAACCTTGGCCAGATGGAGAACAAGGCTGCAAGGAAGAGAAAGCTGTCCCGGGAAagccaggcaggtgaggaggaagtcactgtccctttccccctctcccctgctccatctcccagcccaccATGGCCtccggctgcaggacaaccccgctgccgacgccgtcctgctggggctgcactggggggatctccttccccttccctctggcacagaggcaaatcccatcctgtccttgtccttcctctcccagagaaggagctgaggatggagaccagggaggacaaatccccgcagcagaacctcatggaagagGCCATTGTGAGTGACTCCACAGTGCAGGCATCCAACCGGAAGAAAAAGCCCAGGAGATCCCTCAGgaggaggggctccaaacccatcccagggtgctccaaggaGGAAAGACCCACCCTGTTCCAAGGAGGTGGACAGAGCTTCagccagggctctgggctggtggTCCATGAGGAGCTTCACAATGGGGAGAAACCCTACAAGTGCTTGgagtgtgggaagggcttcaggAGGAGCAACAGCCTGATCCAGCACCAAATGATCCACATTGGGGAATGGTCCTttgagtgtggggaatgtgggaagggcttcagcTGCAACTCCCTCCTGATCCGCCACCAGAGGTCCtacaccggggagaggcccttcTGGTGCCCCGAGTGTGGAAAGGGCTTCAAGAGAATCTCCCACCTCAAAACCTACCGGCACATCCACACCAGAGAGAGGCCCCATGAGTGTGGAGCATGTGGGAtgagcttcagccagagctccaacctgatctgccaccagaggatccacaccaGGGAACGACCCCATGGGTGTGGgcaatgtgggaagagcttcagccgGCGCTCCAGCCTCATCTGCCACCAGAATATCCACGCTGAGGAAAGGCCATATAggtgtggggaatgtgggaagggcttcaacCAGAGGTCCCAACTGATCACCCACCAaatgatccacactggggagaggccctatgagtgtccccagtgtggaaAGATCTTTCAGACCAGCTCCACTCTCCTCATGCACCAGCGCATTCACACAGGTGAGAGGCCATTCCGCTGTCCCGACTGTGGGAAGGGTTTCAAGCACAACTCCAACCTCATCaggcaccggcgcatccacactggggagaggccctacaagtgtccccagtgtgggaagagcttcacccaGAGCTCTAACTTGACCCAACACCTACGGAGGCACCGGTGA